CGGAATGGTGAACGTGGATTTCATCGCGTTAAAATCAGGGATGTCCTGCTGGCGCCAGAGATCACGCGCTATCACCTTGTCTCCTATCCCCATCGCTTTCTTCAGCTTGTTCATGCCAACCTGGACCGCCTGCTCGCCTCGATTGAAGATTCCCAAGG
The window above is part of the Chthoniobacterales bacterium genome. Proteins encoded here:
- a CDS encoding glycoside hydrolase family 27 protein, which gives rise to LGIFNRGEQAVQVGMNKLKKAMGIGDKVIARDLWRQQDIPDFNAMKSTFTIPASGVVLLKLSPKR